The following is a genomic window from Amycolatopsis cihanbeyliensis.
GTCCACCCGCGCCTTCTCCGAGGCGATCTCGCGCTCGGCCTCGCGCTCGGCCTTGACCAGCTCCTCCACCCGCGCCTTGGCGTCCTCGTTGGCCCGCACCGCGCGGTCGTGCCGCTCCTGCAGGTCGGCGTCGTCGGAGTCCTCCAGCCCGCCCTCGGCGCGGGTCCGCTCCAGCTCCTCGGCCGCGGTCTCGGCCCTGCTCTCCGCCTCCTCGATCCCGGTGGTGAGCCGGTCGATCTCGTCCGCGGTGGCGCCGGTCTTGCTGCGCAGGGCCTCGACCTGGCCACTGAGCTTGGCGATCCCTTCCCGCCGGTCGGCGATGGCGCGCACGGCGGCCATGTGCTCCCGCTCGGCGGCCTGCACCAGGCGATCCAGCTCCTCGCGGCGGGCGACCGTCTCGGAGAGCACGGACCTCGCCTCGGTGACGCCCTCGTTCAGCTCCTCCTCGCGGGCGGCGGCCTCCTCCGCCTCGGCGAGCAGTTCCTCCGGGTCGCGGTCACCGGTGGGGGCCTCCACCTCGGCGGAGAGGTGCCGTTCCCGCTCCACCGCCAGCCGCACGGTGCCGCGCAGCCGCTCGGCCAGCGCGGACAGCTTGTACCAGGTGTCCTGCGCCGCGGCCAGCTTCGGCGCGTCCTCGGCGATGGCGTTCTCCAGCTCGGTCTGCTCCGAGGTGGCCACCTCGAGGGCCTGCTCCACCTCGGCGCGCCGGGCGCGGGCGGCCTTCTCGTCGGCCTCCTCCTTGGCCAGGGTGTTGCGCTGGGTCACCAGGTCGTCGGCGAGTAGGCGCAGCCGGGAGTCGCGCAGCTCGGACTGCACGGCCTGCGCCTTGCGGGCGATCTCGGCCTGCTTGCCCAGCGGCTTGAGTTGGCGACGCAGCTCGCTGGTGAGGTCGGTGAGCCGGTCCAGGTTGCCCTGCATCGCGTTGAGCTTGCGGACCGCCTTCTCCTTGCGCTTGCGGTGCTTGAGCACCCCCGCGGCCTCCTCGATGAAGGCGCGGCGCTCCTCCGGCTTGGCCTGCAGGATCTCGGACAGCTGGCCCTGCCCGACGATGACGTGCATCTCCCTGCCAATGCCGGAGTCGGAGAGCAGTTCCTGCACGTCGAGCAGGCGGCAGGTGCTCCCGTTGATCTCGTACTCGCTGGCGCCGTCGCGGAACATCCGCCGGGTGATGGACACCTCGGAGTACTCGATGGGCAGCGCACCGTCGGCGTTGTCGATGGTCAGGGTGACCTCGGCGCGGCCGAGGGCCGCGCGACCGGAGGTGCCGGCGAAGATGACGTCCTCCATCTTGCCGCCGCGCAGGTCCTTGGCACCCTGCGTGCCCATCACCCAGCGCAACGCGTCGAGCACATTGGACTTGCCCGAACCGTTCGGGCCGACGACGCAGGTGATGCCCGGCTCGAACCGCAACGTGGTGGCCGAGGCGAAGGACTTGAAGCCCTTCAGCGTCAAGCTTTTCAGGTGCACGTTGTGCTGACCTTCCCCTGCCGGATCCGCTGCTGGCCAGCGCTGCCGCTGAGCAGCACCGCCAATCGAGAAATGCTACCGGGCGGTCGCCGGCACCCGTGGGACCTGGGCCGTGTTTCGCGCGGGCGCGGTCAGCGTTCGGCGAATCCCTTGATGCCGCCGCGCGGGTCGCTCCACCGCTCCGCCACGTGATCCACCCGACCGGGTGACTCGCCCGATCGCAGGGCTGCCAACAACCGCGCACAGTGGTCCTTCGACCCCTCGGCGATCACCTCGACCCGCCCGTCGGCGAGGTTGCTCGCGCTGCCGACCAGTCCGAGTTCCAGCGCCCTGCTGCGCGTCCACCAGCGGAAACCGACACCCTGCACCTGACCGTGCACCCAGGCAGTGAGGCGCGTCACATCCTGTTGTCCCTGCACGGTTCCATGGTGCCGGACACCCAGGGTCAGCGCGGTGTGGCGGCGGTCTCGCACCGGAGTACCCGGCGGTGGTAGCGTGCCGCGGGTCCGCTCAGGATTTTCACCCTTCCGAGCGATCTGCACGACAATTGACACAACAATTGACCAGTCCTGACCAGCCCTGATCAGCTCGTTGAGTCCCCACCGACGTTCGTGCGAGGAGCCAGGCATGACCCTTCCCGACGGGTCGGGAGAGAACGAACGAACCGAGCTCGCGCCGCCCGCGGACACGGGCGGCGGGTTGCACCGGACCGGCTACCTCATGCTCGCCGCGAGCGGGCTGGTGATCGCCACGGCGTTCGGCGGCGTGGCCCAGCTTGCCGGCACCGGTCCGTCCAGCGCGGACGGCGGGTCCGCGGGCGTGCAGGGCCCCGGTACGGGCGGCACCGGCGGTCAAGAGGTGGTGCCGGGCAACGCGGTTCCCGGGGCGGACGGCATCCCGGTCACCGGCGTGGCCTCGGCCGGTGAGCTCACCTCCACCTCGCCACCGACCCCGACGACCGTGGTCAGCATCGGCCCGGACGGCAACCCGACCACCACGGTGGTCACGCCCCCGCCGACGAACGGCGGCAACCCGAACGACCCGAATCCGCCCGACCCGCCGATTCCCCCGACCAACGGTGACGATCCGACCGATCCCACGGACCCGACCGACCCCACGGATCCCACCGACCCCACGGATCCGACCGAGCCGACCGAGCCGACCGACCCGAGTGAGTCGACCGACCCGACCTCGACGCCCACCGGGACCAGTGGCTCCGGCGACTCCTCCACCACGCGGGGTTAGAGTTCGAAGCGGTAACCCATGCCGGGCTCGGTGAGCAGGTGCCGGGGCCGGGAGGGCTCGCGCTCCAACTTCCGGCGCAGCTGGGCGAGGTACACCCGCAGGTAGTGGGACTCGGTGTCGTAGGCGGGTCCCCACACCTCGTGCAGTAGCTGCTTCTGGGCGACCAGCCGTCCCCGGTTGCGCACCAGCAACTCGAGCACGCCCCACTCGGTCTTGGTCAGGTGCACCTCCTTGCCGTCCCGGATCACCTTCTTCGCGACCAGGTCCACGGTGAACGAGCCGGTCTCCACCACCGCGCCGGCCTCGTCCTGCCCGGAGGTGGCCGAGCGGCGCACCGCCGCCCGCAGCCGGGCCAGCAGCTCGTCCATGCCGAAGGGCTTGGTCACGTAGTCGTCCGCGCCCGCGTCCAGTGCCCGCACCTTGTCCGAGGAGTCGCCACGCGCGGACAGCACGATGATCGGCACCGAGGTCCAGCCACGCAGCCCGGCGATCACCTCGTTGCCGTCCATGTCCGGCAGGCCGAGGTCGAGCACCACGACATCGGGTCTCACCTCGGCCACCGCGCGCAGCGCCGCGCTGCCGTCGTGCGCGGTCACCACCCGGTATCCCCTGGCGGCCAGGTTGATCCGCAGGGCGCGCACGATCTGCGGCTCGTCGTCCACCACCAGAACGGTGTCGCCGGCCGGCTGCCGCACCGTCCCGTTCTCCACGCTCATGGCAGGTTCACTCCGCTCTCCCGTCTCGCCGGCAAGGAGATCACCACGGTCAGTCCGCCGCCCGGTGTGTCCTCGGCCCGGATCGTGCCGCCCATGGCCTCCATGAAGCCCTTCGCGACGGAGAGGCCGAGTCCCACACCGGGGGTGTTGCCCCGGTCCCCGAGCCGCTGGAACGGCGCGAAGGCCGACTCCGCCGCGCCCTTCGGCAGTCCCCTGCCGTGGTCGACCACCCGCAGCTCCACCTGCTCGGCGTGGGTACTGGCGCGCACCGCGACCGGTTCGTGGCCGCCGCCGTGTCGCAGCGCGTTGTCCACCACATTGGCCACCACCCGCTCCAGCAGGCCGGGATCGGCGAACACCATCGGCAGCCGCTCGTCGACCGAGACCCGCACCGCGGCCGCGCCGTCCACATTGGCCAGCGCGTAGGACACCACCTCGTCGTAGCCGACCGGGCGCAGCAGCGGGCTCACCGCGCCGGAGGCCAGCCGGGAGGAGTCCAGCAGGTTGTTCACCAGGCCCACCAGCCGGTCGGCCGACTCCTCCACCGTGGCGAGCAGTTCGTCGGTGTCCTCGGGGGACAGCTCGATGTCCTGTGCCCGCAGGCTGCCCACGGCGGCCTTGATCGAGGTCAGCGGGGTGCGCAGGTCGTGACCCACGGCCGAGAGCAGCGCGGTCCGCAGCTCGTTGGCCGCCGCCTTGCGCTCGGCCTGCGCGGCCGTGGCCGCCATCCGCTGCTGCCGCAACGCGAGCAGCGCCTGCCCGGCCGCCGCCTCCAGCGCCCTGCGGTCGGCGGCGGGCAGGGTGCGCCCGCGCAGCACCAAGTGGACCTCGGCGGTCACCGCGATATCCGCGTCGGCGCTGTCCGGTTCCGCGCACGGATCGGGGCCGGTACTGGCCACCCGGTGCCAGCGACCCTCCCGCCGCTCCAGCAGGGTCACCGAACTGAGCCCGAAGTTCTCCCGCACCTTCTCCAGCAACCGCTCCAGCGGCCGCGGATCGGTGAGCACGGTCCGCGCGTAGGAGGCGAGCAGCGTCGCCTCGGTGCCGGCGCTGGAAGCCTGCTTCGCCCGGCGCGCGGCCATGTCCACCACCAGCGCCACCAGCACCGCGACCACCACCATCGCGATCAGCGTGATCACGTTGCTCTGCGCGTGGACCGTGAACGTGTGAAAGGGCTCGGTGAAGAAGAAGTTCAGCAGCAACCCGGACAGCACCGCGGCCAGCAGGGCCGGGCCGAGCCCGCCGACCAGCGCGACGATGGTGATGGCCAGGAAGTAGTCCACCACGTTCGTGGAGAGGTCCAGCGCCGGCCGGAACGCGACCCCGACCGCGGTCGCCAGGGCCGGCACGGCCAGCGCGAGCACCCAGCCGAGTAGCTGCCGCGAGGGCCTCAGCGCGCTGCGGGCGAACCTGCGGCGCAGCCTGCCCGCCGCCTCCTCGTGGGTCACCATGTGCACGTCGATCGGACCCGAGTCGTGCACGACCGCCGCGCCGATGCCCTCGTCGAGCAGCCGGTCGAAACGGGACCGCCGCGAGGTGCCGAGCACGAGCTGCGTGGCGTTGACCCCGCGGGCGAAATCCAGCAGGGCCCTCGGCACGTGGTCCCCGACGACGGTGTGGAAGGTCGCGCCGACCTCCTCGGCGAGTTGCCTGCAGCGCCCGAGCACGCTGGGTCCTACGGCGACCGAACCGGGCCCGGCCAGGCCGTCGCCGCGCAGGATGTGCAGCACCAGCAGCTCGGCCCCCGCGCGCGTGGCGATCCGGGTGGCCCGCCGGATCAGCGTCTCGCTCTCCGGCCCGCCGGTGATCGCGACGACCACCCGCTCGCGGGCCTCCCAGGTGTCGGTGATGCGTTCCTCGGCGCGGTAACGCTGAAGCGCGATGTCGACCTGGTCGGCGACCCACAGCAGGGCCAGCTCGCGCAGCGCGGTGAGGTTTCCCGCCCGGAAGTAGTTGCTCAGCGCGGCATCGATCCTCTCCGCCGCGTACACGTTGCCGTGCGCGAGCCTGCGCCGCAGCGCCTCCGGCGTGATGTCGACCAGCTCGACCTGCTCGGCACCGCGCACCACCTCGTCCGGGATGGTCTCCTGCTGCCGGACACCGGTGATCCGCTCCACCACGTCGTTGAGGCTCTGCAGGTGCTGAACGTTCACGGTGGACAGCACGGTGATCCCGGCTTCGAGCAGCTCCCTGACGTCGTGCCAGCGCTTCTCGTTGCGCGAGCCGGGGACGTTGGTGTGCGCCAGCTCGTCCACGACCGCCACCTCGGGCGCCCGTTCCAGGATCGCCTCGACGTCCATCTCGGTCAGCTCGTGGCCACGATGGACGATGCGCTTGCGCGGCACGACCTCGTGCCCCTCGAGCAGGTCGGCTGTCTTCCGCCTGCCGTGCGTCTGCACGAAGCCCACCACCACGTCGGTTCCTCGCTCGAGCCGCCGCGCGGCCTCGCCGAGCATCGCGTAGGTCTTGCCCACGCCGGGGGCCGCGCCGAGGTAGATCCGTAGCTCTCCCCTGCGCGACCCGGTTCGCGTGCCTGTGGAGCTCACGCGCTCAGTCTGCTCCCGTTCCATCGCCCGTGCCCAGGGTGTTCTCACCCACTGGCGGCATCCTGAACCGCCAGATTCAGTGGCAGCACGGTGACCACCGGCACCCCGACGCCGAGCCCGCTGGTGTGCCGCCGGACCAGCTCCCGCACCCGATCCTCGGGCAGCCCGTTGTTCCGTGCCACCCGGGGCACCTGGAGCTCGGCGTAGGCCCCGCTGATCGCCGGATCCACTCCGGAGGCGGACGCGGTCACCGCGTCGGCGGGCACCGCGTCCGGGCGCACACCCTCGCGGGCGGCGACGGCCCGCTTGCGCTCGCGCACCGCGGCGACCAGCTCGGGATCGAACGAGCCCCGGTTGCTGCCACCGCTCGCCGCGGGGTCACCGGGGCCGAGCGGGCCGGCGGCACCGGCCGAGGGCCGGTTGTGGAACCACGGGTCCGCGGTAGGCCGCCCGGGGAACACCGGGTCGACGCCGATCAGCTCGGAGCCGACCGCGTGACCGTCCCGCAGCACGACCGAGCCTTCCGCGTGGTGCTGCAACCCGGGCAGCCGGGACACCAGCCATACCCCGAGCGGGTACACCACCCCGAGCAGGACGGTGAACACCAGCAGCACCCGCAGGCCCGCCATGGACTGTTTGACGAGGTTCTTCATCACCTTCACCCGATTCCCGGAATCAGCCGGACGGCAAGGTCGATGAGCCAGATCCCGAGGAACGGCGTGACGATCCCGCCCAGGCCGTAGATCAGCAGGTTCCGGCGCAGCAGCGCGGGCGCGCTGCGCGGCCGGTAGCGCACACCGCGCAGCGCCAGCGGGATCAGGACCACGATGATCAGCGCGTTGAAGATCACCGCGGAGAGGATCGCCGACTCCGGTGTGGCCAGCCGCATGATGTTCAGCGCGTCCAGCTGCGGGTGGATCACCAGGAACATGGCGGGCAGGATGGCGAAGTACTTCGCGAGGTCGTTGGCCACACTGAACGTCGTCAGCGCCCCACGGGTGATCAGCAGCTGCTTGCCGATGCCCACGATCTCGATCAGCTTCGTCGGGTCGGAGTCCAGGTCGACCATGTTGCCGGCCTCCTTGGCCGCCGACGTCCCGGTGTTCATCGCGACACCGACGTCGGATGCGGCCAGCGCGGGCGCGTCGTTGGTACCGTCGCCGGTCATCGCGACCAGCCGCCCGCCCTCCTGCTCGGTGCGGATCAGGGCCATCTTGTCCTCCGGCTTCGCCTCGGCCAGGTAGTCGTCCGCCCCGGCCTCGGCTGCGATGGCCCGCGCGGTCAACGGGTTGTCCCCGGTGATCATCACGGTCCTGATCCCCATCGCGCGCAGCTCGTCGAACCGCTCCCGCATGCCCGGCTTGACCACATCGGACAGGCGGATGACGCCACGTATCACGGCCGTTCCGTCGACCGTCTCCGCAACGACCAGTGGGGTACCGCCCGACTCGCTGATCTCGTCGACGATCCGGTCCACCTCGCCCGGCACGGTGCCGCCGTGCTCGGTGACCCAGGCCGCCACGGCGCTCGCCGCGCCCTTGCGCACCCAGCTGCCACCGAGGTCGACACCGCTCATCCGGGTCCGCGCGGTGAACGGCACGAACTCCGCGCCGGTCTCCTCCGCCGTGGCCACCCCGGGCAGGGCGTGCTCCCGCTCGACCAGCTCGACGATGCTGCGCCCCTCCGGGGTCCGGTCGGCAAGGCTGGACAACCGTGCCGCCAGGGCGAGCCGGTCCACACCGGACTCGCCGACACCGATCAGTGCGGTCGCCCTGCGGTTGCCGTAGGTGATGGTTCCGGTCTTGTCCAGCAGCAGGGTCGAGACATCACCCGCGGCCTCGACCGCCCTTCCCGACCTGGCCAGGACGTTGCGCTGCACCAGCCGGTCCATCCCGGCGATGCCGATCGCGGAGAGCAACGCCCCGATGGTGGTCGGGATGAGGCAGACCAGCAACGCGGTCAGCACGATCACCGACCGCGCGCTCCCGGAGTAGTTCGCCATCGGCTGCAGCGCGACCACCGCGAGCAGGAAGATGATCGTCAGCGTGGACAGCAGGATGGTCAGCGCGATCTCGTTCGGCGTCTTCTGCCTTCGCGCACCCTCCACGAGCGAGATCATGCGGTCCACAAAGGACTGACCGGGGGCGGTGGTGATCCGCACGACGATCCGGTCGGACAGCACGGTCGTGCCGCCGGTGACCGCGCACCGGTCGCCGCCGGACTCCCGGATCACCGGAGCCGACTCGCCGGTGATCGCCGACTCGTCCACGGTGGCGATGCCCTCGACCACGTCCCCGTCGCCGGGTATGGTCTCGCCGGCCTCGACCACGACGAGGTCGCCGACCCGCAGCTCGGTGCCGGACACGCGCTCCTCGGTACCCTCGGACAGCAGCCGGCGCGCGACGGCCTCCTGCTTGGTGCGGCGCAGGGTCTCCG
Proteins encoded in this region:
- a CDS encoding acylphosphatase encodes the protein MTRLTAWVHGQVQGVGFRWWTRSRALELGLVGSASNLADGRVEVIAEGSKDHCARLLAALRSGESPGRVDHVAERWSDPRGGIKGFAER
- a CDS encoding response regulator, translated to MSVENGTVRQPAGDTVLVVDDEPQIVRALRINLAARGYRVVTAHDGSAALRAVAEVRPDVVVLDLGLPDMDGNEVIAGLRGWTSVPIIVLSARGDSSDKVRALDAGADDYVTKPFGMDELLARLRAAVRRSATSGQDEAGAVVETGSFTVDLVAKKVIRDGKEVHLTKTEWGVLELLVRNRGRLVAQKQLLHEVWGPAYDTESHYLRVYLAQLRRKLEREPSRPRHLLTEPGMGYRFEL
- a CDS encoding sensor histidine kinase; translated protein: MEREQTERVSSTGTRTGSRRGELRIYLGAAPGVGKTYAMLGEAARRLERGTDVVVGFVQTHGRRKTADLLEGHEVVPRKRIVHRGHELTEMDVEAILERAPEVAVVDELAHTNVPGSRNEKRWHDVRELLEAGITVLSTVNVQHLQSLNDVVERITGVRQQETIPDEVVRGAEQVELVDITPEALRRRLAHGNVYAAERIDAALSNYFRAGNLTALRELALLWVADQVDIALQRYRAEERITDTWEARERVVVAITGGPESETLIRRATRIATRAGAELLVLHILRGDGLAGPGSVAVGPSVLGRCRQLAEEVGATFHTVVGDHVPRALLDFARGVNATQLVLGTSRRSRFDRLLDEGIGAAVVHDSGPIDVHMVTHEEAAGRLRRRFARSALRPSRQLLGWVLALAVPALATAVGVAFRPALDLSTNVVDYFLAITIVALVGGLGPALLAAVLSGLLLNFFFTEPFHTFTVHAQSNVITLIAMVVVAVLVALVVDMAARRAKQASSAGTEATLLASYARTVLTDPRPLERLLEKVRENFGLSSVTLLERREGRWHRVASTGPDPCAEPDSADADIAVTAEVHLVLRGRTLPAADRRALEAAAGQALLALRQQRMAATAAQAERKAAANELRTALLSAVGHDLRTPLTSIKAAVGSLRAQDIELSPEDTDELLATVEESADRLVGLVNNLLDSSRLASGAVSPLLRPVGYDEVVSYALANVDGAAAVRVSVDERLPMVFADPGLLERVVANVVDNALRHGGGHEPVAVRASTHAEQVELRVVDHGRGLPKGAAESAFAPFQRLGDRGNTPGVGLGLSVAKGFMEAMGGTIRAEDTPGGGLTVVISLPARRESGVNLP
- a CDS encoding potassium-transporting ATPase subunit C produces the protein MKNLVKQSMAGLRVLLVFTVLLGVVYPLGVWLVSRLPGLQHHAEGSVVLRDGHAVGSELIGVDPVFPGRPTADPWFHNRPSAGAAGPLGPGDPAASGGSNRGSFDPELVAAVRERKRAVAAREGVRPDAVPADAVTASASGVDPAISGAYAELQVPRVARNNGLPEDRVRELVRRHTSGLGVGVPVVTVLPLNLAVQDAASG
- the kdpB gene encoding potassium-transporting ATPase subunit KdpB — its product is MTTTTEEPRRSPAEQQRHHAENTGRLAAGVFHPRQLLASLPDALRKLHPRHQLANPVLFVVWTGSVLVTVFAVAEPSVFSALVAVWLWFTVLFANLAEAVAEGRGKAQAETLRRTKQEAVARRLLSEGTEERVSGTELRVGDLVVVEAGETIPGDGDVVEGIATVDESAITGESAPVIRESGGDRCAVTGGTTVLSDRIVVRITTAPGQSFVDRMISLVEGARRQKTPNEIALTILLSTLTIIFLLAVVALQPMANYSGSARSVIVLTALLVCLIPTTIGALLSAIGIAGMDRLVQRNVLARSGRAVEAAGDVSTLLLDKTGTITYGNRRATALIGVGESGVDRLALAARLSSLADRTPEGRSIVELVEREHALPGVATAEETGAEFVPFTARTRMSGVDLGGSWVRKGAASAVAAWVTEHGGTVPGEVDRIVDEISESGGTPLVVAETVDGTAVIRGVIRLSDVVKPGMRERFDELRAMGIRTVMITGDNPLTARAIAAEAGADDYLAEAKPEDKMALIRTEQEGGRLVAMTGDGTNDAPALAASDVGVAMNTGTSAAKEAGNMVDLDSDPTKLIEIVGIGKQLLITRGALTTFSVANDLAKYFAILPAMFLVIHPQLDALNIMRLATPESAILSAVIFNALIIVVLIPLALRGVRYRPRSAPALLRRNLLIYGLGGIVTPFLGIWLIDLAVRLIPGIG